Part of the Halogeometricum sp. S3BR5-2 genome, AGGCGTTCACCGCTCGGCGACGGCGCGGAGCGCCGGTAAGAGCCGCTTTACCTGCGCGCCGTCCTCGACGAACACGAGGGTCCGCGGCGGCCGGACCGCCTTCGGGCGGACGCGGAGGCCCTCCGCCTCGGCCGCCTCGGCGACGGCGTCGGGGGCGGCGAGGAACTCGACGCGCGCGCGGTCCGCGTGGATGTACACCTCGGCGACGCGTTCGCCGTCGCGGTCGACGGCGTAGGCGAACGCGCCGTCGGCGGTCGGTTCCGCGTCCCGTTCGGAGTCCGCGACGGACAGCGACGCGAGCGACCGCTCGTGGCCCGTCACCTCGCTGGCGAGGAGTTGGGCGATGCGCTTCCCGTCGGTGAGTCGGTCCTCGACCATGCCGGTCGTTGCCCGTCCCGCCGTTTAGACCGCGCGGTTCGAGGGCGCGCACGGGGACCCCGTCCCGCCGGTCCTGCCCCGTCCCGCGGGTTACAGTTCCTCGCGGGCCGCCCGCGCGGCGTCGCCCACGTCGACGCCGCGGCGCTTCGCGTAGAGGGCGGCGGCCGCCTCCACGCTGACGCCGAGTCGCCGCTGGAGGTCGTTGACGGCCGCGACGGCCTCCCGCTTGTCGTGGCCGGCGGCGACGAGGGCGTCGAGCATCCGCTCGAACGCCGACTGCTCGCGCAGGATGGACTGGTCGGGTTCGTAGTCCTCCGGCACGGCGACGTCCGCGGGGTCGAACGAGGCGACGACCTGTCCGTCCTCGCGCGCGACCAGTCCGCGGCCGGCGGCGACGTCGATGAGGCGCTTCGCCTGGTCGGGGGAGAACCAGTCCCGGTCCAACGAGAGGGCGACGACGAACTCCCCCTCGCCCAGGCGGTCGGTTCCGCGCTGTTTGAACGGCACCGCCACCGCCACCTCGAGGCTCATACTCTCTGTTCGGACGACCGCGGCACAAGGAGTTCTCGGTTCGGCCTCGCGCACTCCGATGGCCGCTCTCGGCGCGGCCGGGCGCCGGGCGAGTGCCGCGCACGCACACCTCGCGGCCCGATTCGAGCGATTCAAGTAGCTACCGGGATTTTCCTCCCCTATGAAGGACCAAGGACGCTCCAAGCGGAAGCGCACCGGCGGGCGGCTCA contains:
- a CDS encoding DUF2240 family protein; its protein translation is MSLEVAVAVPFKQRGTDRLGEGEFVVALSLDRDWFSPDQAKRLIDVAAGRGLVAREDGQVVASFDPADVAVPEDYEPDQSILREQSAFERMLDALVAAGHDKREAVAAVNDLQRRLGVSVEAAAALYAKRRGVDVGDAARAAREEL